The Janthinobacterium tructae genome contains the following window.
GCCAGTTAAACGTGAAGTCAAGACGAACACCCGTTTCCGGAAAGGCAGGATGAAACCAAAGAAAACTGTCTGGCTCGCGATACAGTTGACAGGCCTTCATGACCAGTCGCTTGAGGCGGCGTGAATTTTTCGGATCAATAATAATGACGACATCGCCACGGCGGATAGCCTGAAAAATCAACCAGCCAAGGCATACCCCTTTGCCCGACTGCGTAGTTCCGACCACCAATGTGCCCCCTTCAAAGTTCTGCAGCGGCCGCATCAACAAGCGCTCTTCCGACTCGACGCCATGAATCCAGGGTAGGCCAATCTCTGCGTCAGATTGTGGATTGGGTTGATATCCCAGAGCGCGTATGAGCCAGGGAGAAATGGTCATCGCGCGATAATCGATCTTGATCAACTCATAAAGCCGCTGAGAGTGCAGTGGCAACCAGATAAAGCCCAGGCCAAACACGACCTGTTCAGGATCGCCTGTCCATGTCGCCAGCCGGGAAATTGAAACCATTTCCAACGCGCGGCCAGACAACGCGGCACGAATACGCACAACACGCAGAGCTTGCCGGCAGCGAATCAAGGCAATGAGGATTGAGAAAAAAATGAGCGGAAAACCCGCACGCGGCGGCAAATGATCAGGTATTAGAAGGTAAAAAATAGCGGCGGCGAGAATCCATGCCAGAGCGGCCACGCCCTCAATGGGACTACGCCATGGCATTTCATACCGTCGCAGCAACATGATCAACCTGCATCCGAATTGATTGAGGTATCCCCTGCTGCATTCATGCCCTCGACAAATTGGCTAGCGATAACCATTCCAGCCAGTTGCTTGCCATGCAGGTTGTGATACTCAACAGGCTCGGTTCCGGCCGGCCCTACCACCAGCATGTTGGCATCGGCAAGTGCGCGTAGCGCCATCTTCGCATCCGCCTGTCGCGCCACGAAAGCGTCCATGGGGACAAACAGACCGGAGGCCGTCGGATAACATGCCGGTGGCATGCTCGTATCGTTTAGAGACCTCACGATCGCCTGCAATATCTTGGCAATGCCGGGATTCAGGCGAATCGGTGCGCACAACGAGTAGCGGCCCTTTGCTGACTGCATTGGCTCGGTATTTTTGACCTTCTTCCCCCTTCCTTGACGAGCACCTGCAGGTGGTTCGCTACCAGTGCCCGCCGCAGTTGGGGGAACCGGTGGGATGGATGGCAACGACAACTGACGATCGCTCACATCCGGCGGCGTCTCTGTGGCAACCCATTCGCCCTGAACCTGGGAGGATGCCGCCTTCGCCTGCCGTGGTCTAGCATCATGCTCCGTAGCTGGCACCTCGTCATGAGCGCGGCGGACAGCAATATCCATGTCCAGCGCCACTGGTGGCGGGTGCAACACAGCAAGGACAACGCCTGGCGTCACCAGCTTCAACGCCTCCAAGGGTTCAGGGGCGCCTGGCGGCCGGATTAACCAAACAGACTCGTCCGAATTCATTGGCAGGATGATCCCGGCATCGCTCAGAATTTCCATGGCCTTCACCGGGGAGGCAGGTAAGCCATACAATCCCTCGTCTTCCAGCAAGTTGAGTATGTCGCTTATTCCGTTCGGCCACACCAGAAACAGGCCGTCCCGCCCGAGCCACATGCGGGACCGTTCTGCATTGGGCACCCATCCCTGATGTGACTGCACGAGCTCGCGCATTGCTTTGAGCAGAAACCTGGCAAGGTAAGCCCGCGCGCGGGCCTTGCCTGCTTGCGTGTCGGCTTCGCGCAAGTCTCGGTAGATCACCAAAGTCGACGCACGATTGACGAGATGGTCAATGACGTTGTGATCTTGATATTTCACTTCACCACTGATCGCCGCAAGCATGTGGGCGACGATCATCGAGTCGTCGTGACTCAGGTAGGCCAGGGTATCTGGCGGCAGGATCATCGGTAGCGCGAACAATGACAGGGAGCGGCACTCCTGTCTGGCCTCCCCCCATCGGACGAACAGACGGTCAACCTCGCGTTTGTCAATCCACTCCCCAAGGGGTGCCAGGTATGGCTGCCACACGGTTCCATGCGCATCACTCACAACGACCGTGTCCACGACGCGGTAGAGGTACGCGCATAGCCCTGCAACGAAGGTAGCAAAGCGCCAGCGTGGCTCCAACTGTCGACGGGTTGATATCGTCGCCCTGCCAGCGAAAATCTGCGAGTCTGTCGCTTGCAGTGCGAAGAATGCGGTCTCCATGCCCAGGCGTGCCAAACCTCCAGGGCGAGCAAAAAAACTGTCCTGCGTCGCTGGCAAGACATTCACGTAAGCGATGTACTTCCTGATGAGCGGAAGCATTTCCTTGGTAAAGGCCTTAGCATCGCCGCCATAGGCCAGTTTGATGCGCCCCAGGATATCCCGATTGTCGTCCGAGATCGCATCGACAGTCCGGGGACGTATCCCGCCGTCACGCGCATGGCCGTTGATGGGAT
Protein-coding sequences here:
- the mobH gene encoding MobH family relaxase; amino-acid sequence: MTKVNLFKYLGWLGHHRQCDRGRQATPTCPQRSHPINGHARDGGIRPRTVDAISDDNRDILGRIKLAYGGDAKAFTKEMLPLIRKYIAYVNVLPATQDSFFARPGGLARLGMETAFFALQATDSQIFAGRATISTRRQLEPRWRFATFVAGLCAYLYRVVDTVVVSDAHGTVWQPYLAPLGEWIDKREVDRLFVRWGEARQECRSLSLFALPMILPPDTLAYLSHDDSMIVAHMLAAISGEVKYQDHNVIDHLVNRASTLVIYRDLREADTQAGKARARAYLARFLLKAMRELVQSHQGWVPNAERSRMWLGRDGLFLVWPNGISDILNLLEDEGLYGLPASPVKAMEILSDAGIILPMNSDESVWLIRPPGAPEPLEALKLVTPGVVLAVLHPPPVALDMDIAVRRAHDEVPATEHDARPRQAKAASSQVQGEWVATETPPDVSDRQLSLPSIPPVPPTAAGTGSEPPAGARQGRGKKVKNTEPMQSAKGRYSLCAPIRLNPGIAKILQAIVRSLNDTSMPPACYPTASGLFVPMDAFVARQADAKMALRALADANMLVVGPAGTEPVEYHNLHGKQLAGMVIASQFVEGMNAAGDTSINSDAG